The following nucleotide sequence is from Pedobacter sp. PACM 27299.
AATATTTTCGTCGATCCGCTGATAAACCATCCCCCGAAATAGAATCAGGAATTGATTCAGAAAAAGCGGCTAAAGAAAAAGGCGGTCTCAACGACCGCCTTTAACAGGTAATACCTTAGATATACAGAAAATGTGTTAGATTTTGAGGTGCATCTGATCTGACTCTACCTCTTCTCCGAAGAAAATCGACGCATGCTGATCAAAAGTCCCGCGATCTCCGGAAGTAAAAAACCTGCGGCTTCCTTGCTGGCTGATCTGCTCCGCAATTTCCGGATGGTTCTGCAAATACAATTCCAGGCTGTTCGCTACAATATCCGCCTGGCCCAGCAGTTCAATACCTGCTGGTAAAATGGCCTGAAGTTTAGGAATCAGCAAAGGATAATGTGTGCAGGCCAAAAGAATGCAATCAATAGCTGCATCTTTCTCCAGCAGCTGATCCAGGTATTTTTGGACAAAGTAATCTGCTCCGCGATGAATGTGCTCATTGTTCTCGATCAACGGAACCCACATCGGACAAGCCTGCTGTGCCACTTCAATATCAGGATAAAACTTATTGATCTCCATTGGATAAGAAAGGGAATTCACAGTACCGCGCGTACCCATTACGCCAATCTTTCTATGCTGGGTATACTGACCTACCACTTCAGCGGTTGGCCTGATCACCCCCAGCACCCGATGGTTTGGATACTTGAACGGCAGCACCTTTTGCTGAATGCTGCGCAGCGCCTTTGCAGAAGCCGTATTACAGGCAAGGATCACCAATGGGCACCCTTGAGCAAACAGCCATTCTACGCATTCTAAAGTGTACTGATAAACCGTTTCAAAAGAATGGTCTCCATAGGGAGCGCGGGCATTGTCGCCCAAATAAATATAATTGTATTGCGGCAATTGTTTGGCGATAGATTTAAACACCGTTAAACCACCGTAGCCAGAATCAAAAACGCCTATAGATTGTCCAATATTCATGGTAAAAAAAAGCGGGATGGAGTTTGATCACTCCATCCCGCAATTTATATATTTTAATTCTAATTATTTCTTTGGAGCTGCAGTTGCAGTGATACCCAATTTAGCTTTAACAGCAGCAGTGATATCATCACCACCATCCCAATAAACTAATGCCTGGTTAGCAGTATCGAATACGTAAGCAAAACCTTTTTCTTTAGAAACAGCTTTGATTGCTGCATCAGCTTTTACCTGAATAGGGTTAAACAATTCTGCATTTTTAGCTTCCATTTCTTGCTGTGCTTTAGCTCTTGCATCTTCGATACGTTTCTGAAGATCTTGTAATTCAGCACCCATTGTCTGTAATTCTTTACCAACAGTTTCTTTGTTGGCTTCACTCAATGTTTTCTGTTTTGCTTCAGCAGCTGAAAGTTTACCTTGATATTCAGTAATCATTTTCTCTACATCAGCTTGTTTAGTTTTACCAAACGCCTCTAATTTAGTTCTGGCATCTTTAACTTCTGGCATAGCTTCAATGATCAATGCCGAGTTCAAGTGTGCTAATTTTTGTTGTGCATTTGCTACGTTAGCAGTAAACAATAACCCCGCTGCGATAAAAAATGCGTTAATTGACTTTCTCATTTCTATTTGTCTTAATAAATTGTTTTTACTTGTTTATCTATTTGTGTTGTTAACTTACTTAAGGATCGTACCAGGTTTAAAACCCAGCAATCTGATTACATCGTTGCTGACATCGTAGTTGCTGCTGGCATAAATCATCATGGTTGCTTCACTGCTTTTATCAAAGATGAAGTCCAGTTGTTTGCCTTTTGCAACTTCTGTAATGGTCTTGGTTACTTTGTCCTGAATAGGACCTAATAACTTCGTGCGTTTTTGAAAAAGTTCTCCGTCCGGACCGAAGATTCTACGTTGAAAATCTTTCGCCTCTTTCTCTTTTTCAATGATGTCATTTTCTCTTCTCTTACGCATATCCGCAGTAAGTAATACCTGATCTGCCTGATAAGCTTTGTACATTTTGTCGATCTCTACAAAGTTTTGATCCACTTGTCCTTGCCATTGCTGTGAAGCTACATTCAACTCATTCAGTGAAGACTTATACTCTGGAAGGTGCTTTAAAATGTATTCTGTATCTACATAAGCAAACTTCTGTGCAAAAGCTCCCATGCAGGTAAAGCTTAAGAAGCATATTAAAAGGTATTTTTTCATAGCCTATTTTTTATTATTCCAAACGTTAATTAAATCCACCCATCTGTTGAGCAATACTAAAGGTAAAGGATTGCTTTCCTCCGTTTTCAATTCCAGGAATTTTATCGAAAGGAATACCATAATCAATACCCAACAATCCAAATATCGGTAAAAATATCTTCGCACCAAAACCTGCAGAGCGCCTAATGTTAAAAGGATTGAAATCACCGAACTTGTTCCAGGTATTACCACCCTCAGCAAAAGCCACAAGGAAGGCAGTAGCAGACGAACTTGCAATTACAGGATATCTGATTT
It contains:
- a CDS encoding OmpH family outer membrane protein codes for the protein MKKYLLICFLSFTCMGAFAQKFAYVDTEYILKHLPEYKSSLNELNVASQQWQGQVDQNFVEIDKMYKAYQADQVLLTADMRKRRENDIIEKEKEAKDFQRRIFGPDGELFQKRTKLLGPIQDKVTKTITEVAKGKQLDFIFDKSSEATMMIYASSNYDVSNDVIRLLGFKPGTILK
- the murI gene encoding glutamate racemase, producing MNIGQSIGVFDSGYGGLTVFKSIAKQLPQYNYIYLGDNARAPYGDHSFETVYQYTLECVEWLFAQGCPLVILACNTASAKALRSIQQKVLPFKYPNHRVLGVIRPTAEVVGQYTQHRKIGVMGTRGTVNSLSYPMEINKFYPDIEVAQQACPMWVPLIENNEHIHRGADYFVQKYLDQLLEKDAAIDCILLACTHYPLLIPKLQAILPAGIELLGQADIVANSLELYLQNHPEIAEQISQQGSRRFFTSGDRGTFDQHASIFFGEEVESDQMHLKI
- a CDS encoding OmpH family outer membrane protein, translated to MRKSINAFFIAAGLLFTANVANAQQKLAHLNSALIIEAMPEVKDARTKLEAFGKTKQADVEKMITEYQGKLSAAEAKQKTLSEANKETVGKELQTMGAELQDLQKRIEDARAKAQQEMEAKNAELFNPIQVKADAAIKAVSKEKGFAYVFDTANQALVYWDGGDDITAAVKAKLGITATAAPKK